The following are encoded in a window of Strix aluco isolate bStrAlu1 chromosome 15, bStrAlu1.hap1, whole genome shotgun sequence genomic DNA:
- the LOC141930264 gene encoding parvalbumin, thymic CPV3 translates to MSLTDFLSPSDIAAALRDCQAPDSFSPKKFFQISGMSKKSSSQLKEIFRILDNDQSGFIEEDELKYFLQRFECGARVLTTSETKTFLATADHDGDGKIGAEEFQEMVQS, encoded by the exons ATGAGCCTTACAGACTTTCTAAGCCCTTCTGATATTGCTGCTGCTCTGCGGGACTGCCAAG ctCCAGATTCCTTTAGTCCCAAAAAATTCTTTCAGATCAGTGGGATGTCTAAAAAGAGTAGCAGCCAGCTCAAGGAGATCTTCCGGATTCTCGACAATGATCAAAGTGGCTTTATTGAGGAAGATGAACTCAA GTATTTCCTTCAGAGGTTTGAGTGTGGAGCCAGAGTGTTAACCACCTCAGAAACCAAGACCTTCTTGGCAACTGCAGACCATGATGGGGATGGTAAAATTGGGGCTGAAG AATTCCAGGAAATGGTGCAGTCTTAG